A section of the Cinclus cinclus chromosome 27, bCinCin1.1, whole genome shotgun sequence genome encodes:
- the UBE2T gene encoding ubiquitin-conjugating enzyme E2 T → MQRVSRLTRELSLLATEPPPGITCWQNGQLDDLRAQILGGVDTPYEKGIFNLEIIVPERYPFEPPKIRFLTPIYHPNIDSAGRICLDVLKLPPKGAWRPSLNISTLLTSIQLLMAEPNPDDPLMADISSEYKYNKQLFLHNARAWTEKYAGQLRTSQPLEEKIIQSETRTSSESTMQKRKGVNISRKEKKSCPDS, encoded by the exons ATGCAGAGAGTGTCACGGCTGACAAGGGAGCTCTCGCTCCTGGCTACAGAACCACCTCCGGGCATCACCTGCTGGCAGAATGGGCAGCTTGATGACCTGCGGGCAC AAATTTTAGGAGGTGTGGACACACCATATGAGAAAGGAATATTCAACCTGGAAATCATAGTTCCTGAAAG GTACCCATTTGAGCCACCAAAGATTCGCTTTCTGACCCCCATCTACCATCCCAACATTGACTCTGCTGGAAGGATTTGCCTGGATGTTCTTAAATTACCCCCAAAG GGTGCATGGAGGCCTTCCCTGAACATCTCCACCTTGCTGACTTCCATCCAGTTGCTGATGGCAGAGCCCAACCCTGACGACCCTCTCATGGCTGATATT TCCTCGGAGTACAAGTACAACAAGCAACTGTTCCTGCACAATGCCAGGGCGTGGACCGAGAAATACGCAGGGCAGCTGAGG ACTTCCCAGCCTTTGGAAGAGAAAATCATCCAAAGTGAAACAAGAACCAGCAGTGAATCAACcatgcagaaaaggaaaggggTTAACATCAGtaggaaggagaagaaatcctgccCAGATTCCTGA
- the LOC134054114 gene encoding tetraspanin-18-like, with protein MGVLSCMKYLMFIFNVLVFAGGTCLAGMGVWVAVDPAGFQDIVAARAVLSAGAWLLLVVGIALSLLGFLGCCGALRRSRRLLLLFFILVSLVFITQLIGAVLLLVHWKQVQPERFLSELQRNYGGDEGAEVFSTAWNTLMVTFSCCGVLGPEDFGNGSRFQELHPEMPWPQACCVRDGLLQAGEVLGWEQCQDRSPGYIHEQGCFSTFGRTLQRYISLPGTCSLAVLGIEIFAMFFAFCLYYNFD; from the exons ATGGGTGTCTTGAGCTGCATGAAGTACCTGATGTTCATCTTCAATGTGCTGGTGTTT GCTGGGGGGACATGCCTAGCAGGCATGGGAGTCTGGGTGGCCGTGGACCCGGCTGGTTTCCAGGACATCgtggctgccagggctgtgctgagcgCAGGCGCATGGCTGCTGCTGGTTGTAGGCattgccctgtccctgctgggcttCCTGGGCTGCTGCGGGGCCCTGCGCCGGAGCCGCCGACTCCTACTGCTG TTCTTCATCCTTGTCAGCCTCGTCTTCATCACGCAGCTCATTGGGGCTGTTCTCCTTCTGGTGCACTGGAAACAG GTCCAACCCGAGCGATTCCTGTCTGAACTGCAGAGGAACTATGGTGGGGATGAgggtgctgaggttttctccACAGCCTGGAACACCCTCATGGTCACG TTCTCGTGTTGTGGTGTTTTGGGACCTGAAGACTTTGGGAACGGCTCCCGCTTCCAGGAGCTGCATCCAGAGATGCCATGGCCACAGGCATGCTGTGTCCGGGATGGGCTTCTGCAGGCGGGAGAGgtcctgggctgggagcagtgccaggacagAAGCCCTGGCTACATCCACGAGCAG GGCTGCTTCTCTACCTTCGGCAGGACCCTGCAGAGGTACATCTCTCTCCCTGGGACCTGCAGCTTAGCCGTGCTGGGCATTGAG ATCTTTGCCATGTTCTTCGCCTTCTGCCTTTACTACAACTTCGACtga
- the LOC134053982 gene encoding cryptochrome-1-like: MLHRTIHLFRKELRLHDNPVLLAALESSEALYPVYILDRAFLTSSMHIGALRWHFLLQSLEDLHKNLGQLGSCLLVIQGEYEAVLRDHIQKWNITQVTLDAEMEPFYKEMEANIQRLGAEMGFEVLSLVSHSLYDTQRILDLNGGSPPLTYKRFLHILSLLGDPEVPVRNLTAEDFQKEGLSSCLPGLEKKLRVKDVLCLALCEEKRCRAPDLGLAECYRVPLPVDLKISPQNVSPWRGGETEGLQRLEQHLTDQGWVASFTKPRTIPNSLLPSTTGLSPYFSMGCLSVRTFFYRLSNIYAQAKNHSLPPVSLQGQLLWREFFYTVASATPNFTQMAGNPICLQICWYKDTEGLHKWKMAQTGFPWIDAIMTQLRQEGWIHHLARHAVACFLTRGDLWISWEEGMKVFEELLLDADYSINAGNWMWLSASAFFHQYTRIFCPVRFGKRTDPQGNYIRKYLPILKNFPSKYIYEPWTASEEEQKQAGCIIGQDYPFPMVNHKEASDHNLQLMKQVREEQHRTAQLTRDDADDPMEIKVKCDHSEENISKGKVA, encoded by the exons ATGCTGCATCGCACCATTCATCTTTTCCGAAAGGAGCTCCGGCTCCATGACAACCCAGTGCTGCTAGCTGCCCTGGAGTCCTCAGAGGCCCTGTACCCTGTGTACATCTTGGACAGAGCATTCCTTACCTCCTCCATGCACATTGGGGCCCTGCGGTGGCACTTCCTGCTCCAGTCCCTTGAGGATCTCCACAAAAACTTGGGCCAGCTAGGCTCCTGCTTGCTGGTTATTCAAGGGGAATATGAAGCTGTTCTTAGGGATCACATCCAGAAATGGAATatcacacaggtgacactggatGCAGAGATGGAGCCATTTTACAAGGAGATGGAGGCCAACATCCAGCGTCTGGGGGCAgagatgggctttgaggtgCTCTCCCTGGTGAGCCACAGCCTGTATGATACCCAGAG gattttggACCTAAATGGTGGGAGTCCCCCATTAACTTACAAGAGGTTTCTTCATATTCTGTCTCTGCTTGGTGACCCTGAGGTGCCTGTCCGAAACCTTACAGCTGAAGACTTCCA GAAAGAGGGATTGAGCTCGTGTCTCCCAGGACTTGAGAAGAAGCTCAGAGTCAAGGATGTCTTGTGTTTAGCTCTGTGTGAGGAGAA GAGATGTAGGGCCCCTGACCTGGGCCTGGCTGAGTGTTACAGGGTGCCTCTCCCTGTGGATTTGAAGATTTCTCCACAGAATGTTTCCCCTTGGAGAGGAGGGGAGACTGAAGGGTTGCAGCGCCTGGAGCAACACTTGACTGACCAG ggCTGGGTGGCAAGTTTTACTAAACCAAGGACTATCCCAAATTCGCTGCTTCCAAGCACCACAGGCCTGAGCCCTTATTTCAGTATGGGCTGTCTGTCAGTTCGGACTTTTTTTTATAGGTTGTCAAACATTTATGCTCAG GCAAAGAACCACTCTCTGCCCCCAGTGTCGCTCCAAGGGCAGCTGTTGTGGAGGGAATTCTTCTATACAGTAGCATCAGCAACTCCCAACTTCACCCAGATGGCTGGGAACCCCATCTGCCTCCAGATCTGCTGGTACAAGGATACAGAGGGGCTCCACAAATGGAAAATG GCACAGACGGGGTTCCCATGGATTGATGCCATTATGACCCAGCTGCGCCAGGAAGGCTGGATCCATCACCTGGCTCGGCATGCTGTTGCCTGCTTCCTGACACGGGGGGACCTTTGGATCAGCTGGGAAGAGGGAATGAAG GTGTTTGAAGAGCTGCTTTTAGATGCTGACTACAGCATCAATGCTGGAAACTGGATGTGGCTGTCAGCCAGTGCTTTCTTCCACCAGTACACACGGATCTTCTGCCCCGTCCGCTTTGGGAAGCGCACAGACCCCCAGGGCAACTACATCAG GAAATACTTGCCTATACTAAAGAACTTTCCCTCCAAGTACATCTATGAGCCCTGGACAGCATCTGAAGAAGAGCAGAAGCAAGCAGGATGTATCATAG GTCAGGATTACCCCTTCCCCATGGTGAACCACAAGGAAGCCAGTGACCACAACCTGCAGCTGATGAAACAGGtcagagaggagcagcacagaacagcccAGCTCACGAGAG ATGATGCAGATGACCCCATGGAAATAAAGGTAAAATGTGACCATTCcgaagaaaacatttcaaaaggaaaagtggCCTGA